In the Clostridium beijerinckii genome, one interval contains:
- the tnpB gene encoding IS66 family insertion sequence element accessory protein TnpB (TnpB, as the term is used for proteins encoded by IS66 family insertion elements, is considered an accessory protein, since TnpC, encoded by a neighboring gene, is a DDE family transposase.) yields MFNLNKVNTVYLACGITDLRKSIDGLVVIVQTQLKLDPFEKALFVFCNRQMNRIKILHFDEGFWLYYFRLENSKLKWPMTPDEALKINKEELKWLLMGYEVRTKSKFKPIEVRNSF; encoded by the coding sequence ATGTTCAATCTTAATAAAGTTAATACAGTTTATCTTGCATGTGGTATAACAGATTTGCGAAAAAGCATTGATGGACTAGTAGTTATCGTGCAAACGCAGCTAAAGCTGGATCCGTTTGAAAAAGCCTTGTTTGTTTTTTGTAATAGGCAAATGAATAGAATTAAAATCCTCCACTTTGATGAAGGATTCTGGCTATATTATTTTCGACTTGAAAATAGTAAATTGAAATGGCCGATGACTCCAGACGAAGCTCTTAAGATTAACAAAGAAGAATTGAAATGGCTGCTTATGGGATATGAAGTTAGAACTAAGTCTAAATTTAAGCCAATTGAAGTAAGAAACAGCTTTTAA
- the tnpC gene encoding IS66 family transposase: MDILDLENQLDEKTKLLISKMEEQIQSKDKEIDNLKKELAFLKGQLLNKNRKIFGQSSEQVDSRQISLFNDAEKNSDLKIEEPTIEEITYKRKKSSSHSGKKDNLSDLDRVIIEHKINDSEAVCDKCGNNLVVIGKKSKEILKYKPAELYIEEHISYTYACKNCEADADKVNIISAKIPNTFLYKSMASNELLAHVVSMKYQYAMPLYRMESYFKMMDVNLSRQTLSNWIISCATELKPVFNYMKEELLKRNYIHADETYLKVIEENGKDSNSKRFMWLYRSGGIENPVILYDYQKTRSGSCAEEFLEGFSGYLQTDGYDGYNKVKNIKRLYCMAHIRRKFFEIISSLSPEALKQSHALEGFNYCEQLYEIEKELREQYMGSDDYYADRHIIRLKKSDPILKKFQEYVDSEIVDALPKSPLGKALAYAQKLLPYMRTFLTNGCLEIDNNAAERAIKPFVIGRKNWMFSKTSKGASSSALLYSIIETAKANGLATEKYLVYLFEVLASSEIKERDILEKCMPWSENIPDQLRVKTTK, encoded by the coding sequence ATGGATATTTTAGATTTAGAGAATCAGCTCGATGAAAAAACAAAATTATTGATTTCTAAAATGGAAGAACAAATTCAATCAAAAGATAAAGAAATTGATAATTTAAAAAAGGAATTAGCTTTTCTTAAAGGACAACTTCTTAATAAAAACAGAAAAATTTTTGGACAATCTAGTGAGCAAGTTGATTCAAGACAGATATCTCTTTTTAATGATGCTGAAAAAAACAGTGATCTAAAAATAGAGGAACCTACCATTGAAGAAATTACATATAAAAGAAAGAAATCATCTTCTCATTCAGGGAAAAAAGATAACTTATCCGACCTAGATAGAGTCATAATTGAGCATAAAATTAATGATTCCGAAGCAGTTTGCGATAAATGCGGAAATAATTTAGTTGTAATAGGCAAAAAATCAAAAGAGATTTTAAAGTATAAGCCAGCAGAACTTTACATAGAGGAACATATTTCATATACATATGCATGCAAAAATTGCGAAGCGGATGCAGATAAAGTCAATATAATTTCAGCAAAAATACCAAATACATTCTTATATAAAAGTATGGCTTCAAATGAATTATTAGCTCATGTTGTGAGCATGAAATATCAATATGCAATGCCGTTATATAGAATGGAATCATATTTTAAGATGATGGATGTTAATCTTTCAAGACAGACATTATCTAATTGGATAATAAGTTGTGCAACTGAGCTTAAGCCTGTTTTTAACTATATGAAAGAGGAGCTCTTAAAAAGAAATTATATACATGCCGATGAAACATATCTGAAGGTTATTGAAGAAAACGGAAAAGATTCTAACTCAAAAAGATTCATGTGGTTATATCGCTCCGGAGGCATTGAAAATCCAGTAATTCTATATGATTATCAAAAAACAAGATCTGGATCTTGTGCGGAAGAATTTCTTGAAGGATTCTCAGGCTATCTTCAAACAGATGGATATGATGGCTATAATAAGGTTAAAAATATAAAAAGATTATATTGCATGGCTCATATTCGAAGAAAATTCTTTGAAATAATATCATCATTAAGCCCTGAAGCTTTAAAGCAATCACATGCATTAGAAGGGTTTAATTATTGTGAGCAACTTTATGAAATTGAAAAAGAGCTAAGGGAACAATACATGGGGAGTGATGATTATTATGCTGATAGACATATAATAAGGCTCAAGAAATCTGACCCTATCCTTAAAAAATTTCAAGAATATGTAGATAGTGAAATTGTTGATGCTCTTCCTAAAAGTCCTTTAGGTAAAGCTCTTGCATATGCGCAAAAGTTATTGCCATATATGAGAACTTTCTTAACGAACGGATGTCTTGAAATTGATAATAATGCAGCCGAAAGAGCTATAAAGCCATTTGTAATTGGCAGAAAAAATTGGATGTTTTCCAAGACTTCAAAAGGCGCATCGTCAAGCGCACTTCTTTATAGTATTATTGAAACGGCTAAAGCCAATGGCTTAGCAACTGAAAAGTATTTAGTATATTTATTTGAAGTGTTAGCAAGTTCGGAAATTAAAGAAAGGGACATACTAGAAAAATGTATGCCATGGTCGGAAAACATTCCAGATCAACTGCGTGTCAAGACTACCAAATAA
- the nuoF gene encoding NADH-quinone oxidoreductase subunit NuoF — translation MRINTREELNDISSKYKAALVRQRKQILVCAGTGCVAGGSLNIYRRFKEIIKEKGLEVTLELKEEPHDNTIGLKKSGCHGFCEMGPLIRIEPEGWLYIKVSIDDCEEIIEKSIIGNEVVTGLSYKDGDKLYSKQEDIPFYKKQTRVALNNCGHINAESIEEYLAEGGYSATTKALFDMTSEEIINEMSEAHLRGRGGGGFPTGKKWDQVLKQTESEKYIVCNGDEGDPGAFMDRSMMEGNPHGVIEGMIIAGIATKAHNGYIYVRAEYPLAVKRLRIAIEQAMEKGLLGDNILNSGFDFHIQINQGAGAFVCGEGSALTASIEGNRGMPRVKPPRTVEQGLFGKPTVLNNVETFCNVSPIINKGVHWYKTMGTENNYGTKAFALTGNVNNTGLIEVPMGTTLRKIIFDIGGGVKGGEFKAVQIGGPSGGCLCLRENHLDLTLDFDSLKKVGAMIGSGGLVVMNDKNCMVEMARFFMNFTQNESCGKCIPCREGTRRMLEILNDIVEGKGTLDDIDTLEELAETISDTALCGLGKSAAFPVRSTLRYFRDEYIEHVVDKKCSGGVCKSLISYEIDKEKCRGCSKCAKGCPVEAITGEIKKPYVIDKSKCIKCGNCIEGCVFKAIRVI, via the coding sequence ATGAGAATTAATACAAGAGAAGAGCTGAATGATATAAGTTCAAAATATAAGGCTGCTTTAGTTAGACAACGTAAGCAAATATTAGTATGTGCAGGTACTGGATGTGTAGCAGGTGGATCACTAAACATTTATAGAAGATTTAAGGAGATAATAAAAGAAAAGGGATTAGAGGTTACATTAGAATTAAAGGAAGAACCACATGACAACACTATAGGTTTGAAAAAGAGTGGATGTCATGGATTTTGTGAAATGGGACCTTTAATACGAATTGAACCAGAGGGATGGCTATATATAAAGGTAAGTATAGATGATTGCGAAGAAATTATTGAAAAAAGTATTATTGGGAATGAAGTAGTTACTGGTTTAAGTTATAAGGATGGAGATAAGCTTTATAGTAAGCAAGAAGATATTCCGTTTTATAAAAAGCAAACTCGTGTAGCCTTAAATAATTGTGGTCATATTAATGCGGAGTCTATTGAAGAATATTTAGCAGAAGGCGGCTATAGTGCTACTACGAAGGCTCTTTTTGACATGACTTCTGAAGAAATTATTAATGAAATGTCTGAGGCGCATTTAAGAGGGCGCGGAGGCGGAGGATTTCCCACAGGAAAGAAATGGGATCAGGTATTAAAGCAGACAGAATCAGAAAAATACATTGTATGTAATGGTGATGAAGGTGATCCTGGAGCATTTATGGATAGAAGCATGATGGAAGGAAATCCACACGGTGTTATTGAGGGGATGATTATTGCAGGAATTGCAACAAAAGCACACAATGGATATATATATGTTCGTGCAGAATATCCTCTTGCAGTAAAAAGATTGCGCATAGCTATTGAACAAGCTATGGAAAAAGGACTTTTGGGTGATAATATATTAAATTCAGGTTTTGATTTTCATATTCAGATTAATCAGGGAGCAGGAGCATTTGTATGTGGGGAAGGTAGTGCACTGACAGCTTCGATTGAGGGAAATCGAGGTATGCCTAGAGTTAAGCCTCCAAGAACTGTAGAACAAGGCTTGTTTGGTAAACCAACAGTACTGAATAATGTAGAAACATTTTGTAATGTATCCCCAATAATTAACAAAGGGGTACATTGGTATAAAACTATGGGAACTGAAAATAATTATGGAACTAAAGCATTTGCTCTTACGGGAAATGTTAATAATACAGGATTAATAGAAGTTCCTATGGGGACAACATTGAGAAAGATCATATTTGATATTGGAGGAGGAGTAAAAGGTGGAGAATTTAAGGCAGTCCAAATTGGTGGACCGTCTGGAGGTTGTCTATGCCTTCGTGAAAATCATCTTGATTTAACTTTGGATTTTGATTCGTTAAAGAAAGTAGGTGCAATGATTGGGAGTGGAGGCCTAGTCGTTATGAATGATAAAAATTGTATGGTTGAAATGGCACGTTTCTTTATGAATTTTACTCAAAATGAATCCTGCGGTAAATGTATACCATGTAGAGAAGGTACTAGAAGAATGTTAGAAATACTTAATGATATAGTAGAGGGTAAAGGGACCTTGGATGATATTGATACATTAGAAGAATTAGCAGAGACTATTTCTGATACGGCGCTTTGTGGGCTTGGAAAGAGCGCAGCATTTCCAGTTAGAAGCACATTAAGGTATTTTAGAGATGAATATATAGAACATGTTGTAGATAAGAAGTGTTCAGGGGGTGTATGCAAGTCACTAATTTCATATGAGATTGATAAGGAGAAATGCAGAGGCTGTTCAAAGTGTGCTAAGGGATGTCCTGTAGAAGCTATTACAGGAGAAATAAAGAAACCATATGTCATTGATAAGTCAAAATGCATTAAATGTGGTAATTGCATTGAAGGCTGCGTATTTAAGGCGATTAGAGTAATTTAA
- the tnpA gene encoding IS66 family insertion sequence element accessory protein TnpA, with product MNNNENINWREIVAGFSSYEGTLGNFCNSNHITKSQFYYYKKKLNNENNNLQFHAISMKEKRVRTEITVVQADRSNIIIEIGVAKVHVPANEIAILSNLLKDLITNVQS from the coding sequence ATGAATAATAATGAAAATATAAATTGGAGAGAAATAGTTGCTGGCTTTTCTTCTTACGAAGGAACGTTAGGAAATTTCTGCAATTCAAATCACATTACTAAAAGTCAATTCTATTACTATAAAAAGAAGCTTAATAATGAAAATAATAATTTACAGTTTCATGCAATTTCTATGAAAGAAAAAAGAGTAAGAACTGAGATTACTGTAGTTCAAGCTGATAGATCTAATATAATAATAGAAATAGGAGTAGCTAAAGTACATGTACCGGCTAATGAAATAGCTATTTTAAGTAATTTACTTAAGGATCTGATTACAAATGTTCAATCTTAA
- a CDS encoding complex I 24 kDa subunit family protein, with protein sequence MIMVNQKEIKKLDDILISNNYDKTQIITIMQEIQKEYRYLPEEALCYIAKELKISEAKVYGVATFYENFSLEPKGKYVIRICDGTACHVRKSDPILSEFKSELGLSEKKLTTDDMHFTVETVSCLGACGLAPVCTVNDVVYPSMTPEKARKLVKQLKEELSNEN encoded by the coding sequence ATGATCATGGTAAATCAAAAGGAAATAAAAAAACTAGATGATATTTTAATTTCTAACAATTATGACAAGACACAAATTATTACTATTATGCAGGAAATTCAGAAGGAATACCGGTACCTGCCAGAAGAGGCGTTATGCTATATAGCAAAAGAACTTAAGATTAGTGAAGCTAAAGTATATGGAGTAGCAACATTTTATGAAAATTTCTCTTTAGAACCGAAAGGAAAATACGTGATTAGAATTTGTGATGGAACTGCCTGTCACGTAAGGAAATCAGATCCTATTCTTAGTGAGTTTAAGAGTGAATTAGGACTTTCAGAGAAAAAACTTACAACCGATGATATGCATTTTACAGTAGAAACAGTATCGTGTCTAGGAGCATGTGGACTAGCTCCAGTCTGCACTGTAAACGATGTAGTATATCCGTCAATGACACCAGAGAAAGCAAGAAAGCTAGTGAAGCAGTTAAAGGAGGAGTTGTCAAATGAGAATTAA
- a CDS encoding dynamin family protein, whose translation MTYINLIEDERFSNLLEKYLNNDKQGIDYNRYFEHFIENLNKKEIMVPVLGIQGAGKSSFLNAILMEENVLPTDVDETTCVPVEVRYGENTDEAVVYYLNGRKEHIRIKELEKYVHNDYNEANNLKVSKIVLYNKSDVLKDDIVLVDLPGVGSLTPQNQKTTLEYVDKLTAGIFLIRTNPPITRSEKSFINALWPKLANTIFVQNKWNDESVEDANEAREHNSGVLSSISYSHNEERDIKVDIVNVYEAVKGKFTGDEAAYNNSGIVNVIEEIKNISKEYNKDLMKVLSQRVNEVLENINDRINTYKTLALNKDNQNTLEKEERIKEIKTMLSENKRKLRDFRTYAEDEMNNIIDNSSKVIKENIENLRVELRRIINKGIVDGNRLSLIYKETSDKAINDIMDEILNSIGEFIKNINSRFENIRIKGFNGTYENISFFNKKSSIKYEKSIPALLGVSTGVIGTVGAVGMLGGPVGILVGMGISLAFSLIGDHMRKKIVESRANYTLKDLEPMIEDLEIYLKEEITGDLMAKQKEIDESIKAMKSNLENVFKQDVEDLEKQYETTYNEESILEFEKDLKILRELIEEYKEK comes from the coding sequence ATGACATATATAAATTTAATAGAAGATGAAAGGTTTTCTAACTTATTAGAAAAATATCTTAATAATGATAAGCAAGGTATAGATTATAACAGATACTTTGAACATTTTATTGAGAATTTGAATAAGAAAGAAATAATGGTTCCTGTTTTAGGGATTCAAGGTGCAGGAAAGAGTAGTTTTTTAAATGCCATACTAATGGAGGAAAATGTATTACCCACAGATGTTGATGAAACAACTTGCGTACCAGTTGAGGTTAGATATGGAGAAAATACTGATGAAGCTGTAGTATATTATCTAAACGGAAGAAAAGAGCATATACGCATAAAAGAATTGGAAAAATATGTACATAATGATTATAATGAAGCCAATAATCTTAAAGTATCGAAAATAGTATTATATAACAAGAGCGATGTTTTAAAAGATGATATAGTACTTGTAGATTTGCCTGGTGTTGGAAGTTTGACCCCACAAAATCAGAAGACTACTTTAGAATATGTAGACAAGCTAACAGCAGGAATATTTTTAATTAGGACAAATCCACCAATTACAAGATCGGAGAAAAGCTTTATAAATGCTTTGTGGCCTAAATTAGCTAATACTATTTTTGTTCAAAATAAATGGAATGATGAAAGTGTTGAAGATGCAAATGAGGCAAGAGAACATAACTCTGGCGTATTAAGTAGTATAAGTTATTCTCATAATGAAGAAAGAGATATAAAAGTTGATATAGTAAATGTTTATGAGGCTGTAAAAGGGAAATTCACTGGAGATGAAGCAGCTTATAATAATTCAGGAATAGTTAATGTAATAGAAGAAATTAAAAATATTTCAAAGGAATATAATAAAGATTTAATGAAGGTCTTAAGCCAAAGAGTTAATGAAGTTTTAGAAAACATTAATGATAGGATAAATACTTATAAAACTTTAGCATTAAATAAGGACAATCAAAATACTTTAGAAAAGGAAGAAAGAATCAAAGAGATAAAAACAATGTTATCGGAGAATAAAAGAAAATTAAGAGATTTTCGAACTTATGCAGAAGATGAAATGAATAATATTATAGATAATTCATCTAAAGTAATAAAAGAGAACATTGAAAATTTACGAGTAGAATTAAGAAGAATTATAAATAAAGGAATAGTTGATGGCAATAGACTTAGCTTAATATATAAAGAGACGTCCGATAAAGCGATAAATGATATAATGGATGAGATTTTGAACAGTATTGGTGAATTTATAAAAAATATAAATAGCAGATTTGAAAATATAAGAATAAAAGGTTTTAATGGAACCTATGAGAATATATCATTCTTTAATAAAAAGAGTTCAATAAAATATGAAAAGTCAATTCCAGCATTACTTGGGGTATCAACCGGAGTAATTGGGACAGTTGGAGCAGTAGGAATGCTTGGTGGTCCTGTAGGAATTTTGGTTGGGATGGGAATAAGTTTAGCCTTTTCTTTGATTGGAGATCATATGAGGAAAAAAATAGTTGAAAGTAGAGCTAATTATACTTTAAAAGATTTGGAGCCAATGATAGAAGATTTAGAAATATATTTAAAAGAAGAAATAACTGGAGATTTAATGGCAAAACAAAAGGAAATAGACGAATCTATAAAGGCAATGAAATCTAATTTAGAAAATGTCTTTAAACAAGATGTGGAAGACTTGGAAAAACAGTATGAAACTACTTATAACGAAGAAAGTATTTTAGAATTTGAAAAAGATTTAAAAATATTAAGGGAATTAATCGAGGAATATAAGGAGAAATAA
- the alr gene encoding alanine racemase produces the protein MQKILRPVYAEIDLDAIAYNIKNIKKLVKDKEIIAVVKADCYGHGALDVVPTLLENGASRLAVAVLTEGIELRNDNIKAPIMILGYTPSYLNEELIKYDLEQTVYDLDYAKELSKTALSLNKKAKIHIAIDTGMGRIGFLPTEKAIDAICKICSLEGLEVIGIFTHFSTSDEKDKEYTNEQFEKFTDLLKKLSNLNIEIPIKHVSNSGAIMDMPETYLDAVRAGIILYGYYPSPEVKKENLSLKPALTLKATITRVQEMDAGMSISYGRTFKTERKSLIATIPIGYADGYSRLLAKNAKVIINGQFAPIVGRICMDQCMIDITDINGDIKVGDEVIILGEQNGLRFNADNFAEIMGTINYEILCMLKYRIPRVYVKNGKIFNVRNYL, from the coding sequence ATGCAAAAGATACTTAGGCCTGTATATGCAGAAATAGATTTAGATGCAATAGCTTATAATATAAAAAATATAAAGAAGTTAGTGAAAGATAAAGAGATAATCGCAGTCGTTAAAGCGGATTGTTATGGTCATGGAGCTTTAGATGTGGTTCCAACTTTACTTGAAAATGGTGCATCAAGACTTGCCGTAGCAGTACTAACAGAAGGAATTGAACTCAGAAATGATAATATAAAAGCCCCTATTATGATACTCGGATATACCCCTTCGTATCTAAATGAAGAATTAATAAAATATGATCTTGAACAAACTGTATACGACTTAGATTATGCGAAAGAATTATCAAAAACAGCATTAAGCCTTAATAAAAAAGCTAAAATTCACATAGCGATTGATACTGGAATGGGAAGAATAGGATTTCTACCAACTGAAAAAGCAATAGATGCTATTTGTAAAATCTGTTCTTTAGAAGGACTAGAAGTAATCGGAATATTTACTCATTTTTCTACTTCTGATGAGAAGGATAAAGAATATACTAATGAACAATTTGAAAAATTTACGGATTTGCTAAAGAAACTTTCAAATCTTAATATAGAAATTCCTATAAAACACGTCTCTAATAGCGGTGCAATCATGGACATGCCAGAAACTTACCTAGATGCTGTCCGTGCTGGAATCATACTTTACGGATATTATCCATCACCTGAAGTAAAAAAAGAAAATCTTTCTTTAAAGCCAGCATTGACATTAAAAGCAACTATAACACGTGTTCAAGAAATGGATGCAGGTATGTCTATAAGTTATGGAAGAACTTTTAAGACTGAGCGAAAAAGTTTAATAGCTACTATACCAATAGGATATGCAGATGGTTATTCTAGATTACTAGCTAAAAATGCTAAAGTCATTATAAATGGACAATTTGCTCCTATTGTCGGAAGAATATGCATGGATCAATGTATGATAGATATTACAGATATTAATGGTGATATAAAAGTTGGTGATGAAGTTATAATCCTTGGTGAACAAAATGGACTCAGATTTAATGCAGATAATTTCGCAGAAATAATGGGAACAATAAATTACGAAATACTTTGCATGCTTAAATATAGAATCCCGAGGGTTTATGTTAAAAACGGAAAAATATTTAATGTAAGAAATTATCTATAG
- a CDS encoding dynamin family protein gives MNIFKNCVDRQNRIDKVVNILDNDEITSKNLLIKDRIINPAHYIVMLGETSSGKSALINSIFQRKILVESVKPTTGIVTEVIIDESSEETLFAINNDLSIDVLDDDSFSNFTVKPDGNINRLRYIGPCKDSRYSGMRIFDTPGYGSLVERHEEVLKNFIPESDFIIYVVSYKTGVGEDDFQFLKYVSEIINNNVEVVLAVNMCPQNIDMDNKRINEIRNSVCECIHKDIETFLIESSIEKNPDTDKLWNYIYKKVNDPDKEGELSETLKNYQDYLLRECDIKISSRIAEIECKKEEVVEKANVIKEFLDKKDEILDVIENGFVKIKLKAVRLIGKSDMKIKENITNYIYDESKWSMKEETFTLMQHYYVPKLTSEETENLNTYIEDEVINLDREVENILNAEIIKLKENVKRSTPSYNKVVEDIIEKHRGDSIERATGEMFRTVYKGKFNNSEKDYAISKNLKKLSNTFEKSSVGEVNNNLNHLLKTIRATSLKGITESLNVFTDSIFFLYDSLTWQKKINEISVTAIDNWANNIEGSLRKYLDELKEISKEEVLVLFDELSEEFTNTKDELKNISSEELVRLKKEIEFLLYKCLLINMTK, from the coding sequence ATGAATATTTTTAAAAACTGCGTTGATAGACAAAACAGGATTGATAAGGTAGTTAATATTCTTGATAATGATGAAATTACATCGAAGAATTTATTAATAAAGGATAGAATAATTAATCCAGCTCACTATATTGTCATGCTAGGGGAAACTAGCTCAGGAAAAAGTGCGTTAATAAACAGTATTTTTCAAAGGAAAATACTAGTGGAGAGTGTTAAACCAACAACTGGAATTGTCACAGAAGTTATAATAGACGAGAGTTCTGAAGAAACCTTATTTGCTATAAATAATGATTTAAGCATAGATGTTTTGGATGATGATAGTTTTTCGAATTTTACAGTAAAACCCGATGGTAATATAAATAGATTAAGATATATTGGACCATGTAAAGATTCGAGATATTCTGGAATGAGGATTTTCGATACTCCTGGATATGGATCACTTGTTGAAAGGCACGAAGAAGTTTTAAAGAATTTTATACCAGAAAGTGATTTTATAATATATGTTGTGTCGTATAAAACTGGAGTTGGAGAAGACGATTTTCAGTTTTTAAAGTATGTTAGCGAAATTATAAACAATAATGTGGAAGTTGTACTCGCAGTAAATATGTGCCCACAAAATATAGATATGGATAATAAAAGAATCAATGAAATTAGAAACAGCGTTTGTGAATGTATCCATAAAGATATAGAAACATTTCTTATTGAAAGTAGTATTGAAAAGAATCCTGACACAGATAAGCTCTGGAACTATATATACAAAAAAGTTAATGACCCAGATAAAGAAGGAGAGCTTTCAGAAACTCTAAAGAATTATCAGGATTACTTATTGCGTGAATGCGATATAAAAATCAGTTCTAGAATTGCGGAAATAGAATGTAAAAAAGAAGAGGTAGTAGAAAAAGCTAATGTAATTAAGGAATTCTTAGATAAAAAAGATGAGATACTAGATGTTATAGAAAACGGATTTGTAAAAATAAAATTAAAAGCAGTAAGGCTTATAGGAAAATCCGATATGAAAATCAAAGAGAATATTACGAACTATATATACGATGAAAGCAAATGGTCAATGAAGGAAGAAACCTTCACCTTAATGCAGCACTACTATGTTCCAAAGTTAACAAGCGAGGAAACTGAAAACTTAAATACCTATATTGAAGATGAAGTTATTAATTTAGATAGAGAAGTTGAGAACATTCTAAACGCAGAAATTATTAAGCTAAAGGAGAATGTTAAAAGAAGTACACCTTCATATAACAAGGTTGTAGAAGATATCATAGAAAAGCATAGAGGGGATTCTATTGAAAGAGCTACAGGAGAAATGTTTAGGACAGTATATAAAGGTAAATTCAATAATTCAGAAAAGGATTATGCTATTAGTAAAAATTTAAAGAAGCTTTCTAATACATTTGAAAAATCATCTGTTGGAGAAGTTAATAATAATTTAAATCATTTATTAAAAACAATAAGGGCTACATCTTTAAAGGGAATTACTGAATCTTTAAATGTTTTTACGGATTCAATATTCTTTTTATATGATTCGTTGACATGGCAGAAAAAGATAAATGAAATATCTGTAACCGCTATAGATAATTGGGCTAATAATATTGAAGGGTCTTTAAGAAAATACTTAGATGAACTGAAAGAAATAAGTAAAGAAGAAGTATTAGTTTTATTTGATGAATTAAGTGAGGAATTCACTAATACAAAGGATGAATTGAAAAATATAAGTTCCGAAGAATTAGTTAGATTAAAGAAGGAAATAGAATTTTTATTATATAAATGCCTGCTTATAAATATGACAAAGTAA